A single window of Haliotis asinina isolate JCU_RB_2024 chromosome 5, JCU_Hal_asi_v2, whole genome shotgun sequence DNA harbors:
- the LOC137284087 gene encoding RING finger protein 151-like, with product MHHGSGLHLTSDAAVSNLTDSIIMSKRKQDNKFERNTLAEEGPRYFLNPESVSRHLYCSICQEVFSEPQRAPCGHSFCKKCILPWLKHGRTCPEDRKPLQAHHLHNDFILENIIGDQMVACPHRAAGCEFVGQLQQLASHKKHCDFNPCNLPEFVLKNTTDCLTTPPCDQLDEDVVPSPGKPSLMLRLFRSGESQKQLLKSMFDGKENKPS from the exons ATGCATCACGGAAGTGGGCTACATCTGACATCAGACGCGGCTGTTTCAAATCTGACAGAttcaataatcatgtccaaaagGAAACAGGATAACAAATTCGAAAGAAACACTTTAGCAGAAGAGGG GCCTCGATACTTTTTGAACCCAGAGTCCGTAAGCCGCCACCTGTACTGCTCAATATGCCAGGAGGTGTTCTCAGAACCACAAAGGGCCCCATGTGGTCACAGTTTCTGTAAAAAG TGTATTCTACCTTGGCTGAAACATGGGAGGACCTGCCCAGAGGACAG GAAACCCCTGCAAGCCCATCACCTCCATAATGACTTTATCCTCGAGAATATCATTGGGGACCAGATG GTGGCCTGCCCCCACAGAGCTGCTGGCTGTGAGTTTGTGGGGCAGCTCCAACAGCTAGCTTCACACAAGAAGCACTGTGACTTCAACCCATGCAACCTCCCTGAGTTTGTACTGAAGAACACAACCGACTGTCTCACTACCCCTCCCTGTGACCAGCTGGATGAAGATGTTGTGCCATCTCCTGGAAAGCCATCCTTGATGTTGAGGTTGTTCCGATCCGGGGAGTCTCAGAAACAGTTGCTGAAGTCCATGTTTGATGGCAAAGAAAACAAGCCTTCATGA
- the LOC137284666 gene encoding manganese-dependent ADP-ribose/CDP-alcohol diphosphatase-like — translation MSSPTPKALPAPTFGIITDIQYADVDDSYNFHGTHQRYYRNSLNLLKNAVNYWRDCQPKVDFVLQLGDIIDGKNKKDDASRTALMAVMAPFASLRKSVYHVIGNHECYNFSQDFLLKSALNSAARVNCKGVAGKAFYTFLASPALRIVVLDCYEVSVISAPENTPEHDEAKRILQRNPNADKNEPHGMGTDRRFVAYNGGVTSGQLEWLDQVLLEADSNRENVILVGHTPIFPASADPSCLCWNYDDILCVIYKHSCVSAYMAGHDHDGGSATDSGGILHITFPAVIETEPGNNAFGTATMYCDRIEIVGQGRVPNYSIKLRYPTLIL, via the exons ATGTCTTCCCCAACACCAAAAGCTCTTCCAGCTCCTACTTTCGGCATCATAACTGATATTCAGTATGCTGATGTCGATGACAGTTATAATTTCCATGGTACCCATCAGAGATACTACAGAAACTCACTGAACCTGTTGAAAAATGCTGTGAACTACTGGAGAGATTGTCAGCCCAAGGTTGACTTTGTCCTGCAATTAGGGGACATAATTGATGGGAAAAACAAAAAGGATGACGCATCTAGAACTGCCCTAATGGCAGTCATGGCACCCTTTGCAAGCCTAAGGAAATCTGTTTATCATGTTATAGGCAATCATGAATGTTACAACTTTTCTCAGGATTTCCTTCTTAAATCTGCCCTCAACTCTGCAGCACGTGTCAACTGTAAAGGAGTTGCAGGCAAAGCATTTTACACATTTCTTGCCTCCCCCGCACTGCGCATAGTGGTTCTTGACTGCTATGAAGTGAGTGTTATTTCTGCCCCTGAAAATACCCCTGAACATGATGAAGCTAAGAGAATCTTACAGAGAAATCCAAATGCAGACAAGAATGAACCGCATGGAATGGGAACAGACAGACGCTTTGTGGCATATAATGGAGGAGTTACTAGCGGTCAGCTTGAATGGCTAGATCAAGTCTTATTGGAGGCAGACtcaaacagagaaaatgttatactTGTTG GCCACACCCCCATATTTCCTGCAAGTGCTGACCCATCCTGCCTGTGCTGGAACTATGATGACATTCTGTGTGTCATCTACAAACACTCGTGTGTGTCGGCCTACATGGCAGGTCATGACCATGACGGGGGATCTGCTACTGACAGTGGAGGTATTCTACACATCACATTCCCAGCTGTTATTGAGACTGAGCCAGGGAACAATGCGTTTGGGACAGCCACCATGTATTGTGATAGAATAGAAATAGTAGGACAGGGGCGTGTACCAAATTACTCAATTAAACTCCGGTATCCAACCCTGATTTTATGA